The Procambarus clarkii isolate CNS0578487 chromosome 91, FALCON_Pclarkii_2.0, whole genome shotgun sequence genome includes a region encoding these proteins:
- the LOC123773917 gene encoding protein scylla → MAHLKVLNPAVSNLSDLLEPLPTEEDLQLESIEDPEEARARLVLRGRVEEEVRLATHNNIVLPPTLLDQVADHVLDLSKDEPCGLRGCVIVVAYVEPEEGEQFLAQVKADKTMPSTHLLILTLRPDPASWYTKMARIFRSLGGKRRMIVSPKYELSKRTFYDYDS, encoded by the exons ATGGCGCATCTCAAGGTGCTAAACCCGGCAGTTTCCAACCTTagtgacctcctggaacctctgccCACGGAAGAAG ATCTGCAGCTGGAGAGTATAGAGGACCCGGAGGAGGCACGAGCGAGGCTGGTGCTCAGAGGAAGAGTCGAGGAGGAGGTGCGCCTCGCCACCCATAACAATATCGTCCTTCCTCCAACCTTATTAGACCAAGTTGCTGACCACGTCCTCGACCTCTCCAAGGATGAACCCTGCGGTCTAAG AGGGTGTGTAATCGTTGTGGCGTATGTGGAACCTGAGGAAGGAGAACAGTTCCTGGCACAGGTGAAAGCAGACAAGACCATGCCCTCCACACACCTCCTTATTCTCACACTAAGACCCGACCCTGCCTCTTGGTACACCAAAATGGCCAGAATCTTTAG GTCACTAGGCGGCAAACGGAGAATGATTGTCTCTCCTAAATACGAGCTCTCCAAAAGAACATTCTATGACTACGACTCTTAG